The sequence GTTGACTCTTTTCCTTCCGGGCATGGTTGCTATTGTACTTTTGAAGATAAACTAGAATGACAGAGACAACCATATGTATGGTAAAAAACTTATTTCTATATTATATTCACATTCTAAACATAATTAATAGACAAAAATAAGGaataaatatcaatcaaatattatgatactaattaaaatattttctttcctttttcgaCACTCCCCTCAAGTTGGAGCAAAGATATCTATCATGCCCAACTTGCAGATGAAATCTTCAAACTTGGGTCTGAAATGACTCTTTGTTAAGGCAAACGACAATCTGTTGTTCAGATGTGACAAATGACATACAAATTATTCCTCCTTCGAGCTTTTCTTTGATGAAGGGTCTTATCAACTTCCATATGCTTTGTACGATCATGTTGTACTGGATTATTCACGATGCTAATTGCTAACTTGTTGTCGCAGAATAGCATCATTGGCACTTCCCAGTCTAACTTCAATTCTTCAAGAACTAGCTTTAGCAACTCACATACTCCATTCGGCATAGTCCTAAGCTCAGCTTCTGCACTACTACGAGCCACAACATTTTGTTTTTTACTTCTCCATGACACATGATTACCCCATAGAAAATTACGGTACCCCTACGTAGACCTCCTATCAGAGATAGAGCCTGCCCAATCTGCATCTGTGATGTGCCTCTACGCTTCTCTGTTTGTTCTTTCTAAACAATAAACCTTTTCCCGGAGAGCCTTTTAAATATCTCGAAATCTTGTAGACAACATCCATGTCTTCCTCAAGTGGTGAATGCATGAATTGGATAACCACACTGACTGGATATCAGCTATTTGATGCTGATATGTCTCTCTCAATTCAGATGGGTGCCAAGTCAACAACACTAACTGGTTTATCTGGAACTGGAGATATCATGCTCACATGTTTTGTGAATCTTTCAAGAAACAGAACAGTTGGGGTGCGTCTTGGATCCGGGGAAAAGCTTGATGATATACTCAGTTCCATGAATCAGGTGCTGAAAATCTTTGGTTGCATTGCAAAGCCAAGCAATGTTTCAACTCTTGCTAATTCATAGCCGTTTTAACAGTTATATATTTTAGGTGGCTGAGGGTATCTCCACAGCAGGAGCTGTTATTGCATTAGCACAGAAATACAAAGTCAAAATGCCAGTTTTGACAGCAGTTGCTCGAATCGTTGATGATGAACTGACACCAACCAAAGCCGTTTTCGAACTTATGAATCTCCCACAGGTTTGTTATTAAACATACTTTATGAATGCGACAACAACTCCAGGATTTGGTTGATTTGATTGTTGCCACTCTCATTGTCATAGTCTTTGACACGAAAACATTTACTTTTCTTGTTGTAGGTTGAAGAAGTTTAGTAAAAGAGTTGGCAAGCCACTCCACAAAATATTCTGAGTTATGTACACGAATTAGGCTAAAAGGATTTCGAACTTTGGAGTACGTAAGAATGTTTGATCATTTGTGCACTGTCTTATAATTCTCGCGGTCAACATTTTTCTGCTTCATTTTATAATGATTCTTATCCTATTGCTTGTATATTTTGTAAAGGaaaaagttattttttattttattttattaatttctttttgAGAATGTTAAAGAAAAAGTTATTGAGAACATGAAAGGTTGACTTATCCATATATCATACATTGTGATTTTCATGCTCTGTAGGTGGATGGTACTCGTCAAAATTGAAGAACAATTTTGTGATCTTTTATGATTTGATGCATTATTCGACACCTCTTAAAGACACTCCAATGGGAGCTTTATACatcaaacttaaaaaaaaaaaaaaaaaaattaaaccttAATAAATGAACACACTACCATTTGATGGAATGCGTTCATGGTTCATATCTATTTAAGTCAAACCCCACGTCTctctttttttatatttttcatttttctttttgtataaaaaaaattattatttttttattttatgcgGGCCCTACTATAATTAGTAGTATAtctttataaaattattattatttctgtAAAAAATCACCATTGGGTTGCAGTCGTATGTCCCCCACAGCCAATCCCAATGTctacttttttgtttttttttaattaaaaaattattattattttttattttatgtgtcCTACAATAATTAGTAGTATGCCTTTAAAATATCAgtatttttaaaacataatttatggtttctttaaaaaatatacaataattttctatatcaaatttaagatattaattaatatatatctaaaaaaattattattttaataatatatcttttcaaaaaaatatatttatttttttgtttcattATCCGTATGTACTAGTACGTTTCATGGCATacttttttaacaaaatttccaaCTCTTTTAAAAATATAGCATAATATTCTCTATcaaatttaaaagatattaatattataatttaagattgaaaaaatataatattatttaattcaaatatttttaccaTTCATATTTTTTACAAATACAATACAATAATATAGTATACAAAttttgaatataatattcaacaaacaaaatCTTTTTGTATTCATATCCTCAGTTTTATTGaagttataaataaaatttcgataatatttttattttaatattttttataatttttaaaatttttaaaattattaaaaacaatatatatgattaataattaactatataaattaaaatgattagtataaataaatatacagtTAAATATATAAgtgaaaattataaataataaataaagagagaaaaataaaatgagaTTATGATATTTTTGGGTGTTTatgtgacgtcccgtattttaaacatttaataaaagagttgcGAAAAAACGGTGAGAAATTTTTTCAAAACTAAACTTAAACAATGTAGGGAGTGCATCACGCTaactcaaaataaaatttgaaatctaaaTGGTGACAATAAAATTTCGTGACTCTATCCTgcacaaaatatttaaaacacagATGCACCCTACAATCAAGACGAATTAAAATACGGCACATCAAAACTACTATTAACATGTAGCGATTCGCTCCCGTGATCGCCTACTAATCAAGAGCTTacacatgcatttaacttaattaaatgattatcATAAATAAACAGCGGAATCCATAATCTagttacaatcccaaggaaaggaatctgtaaccTAACTAAAatttacaaccaaatcgaaataatCTTTGGTACTCAATTTATCAAAGTACATGCCGAAAACAAACAAGAATAAATAATTCCACTGCAAACATATGTAGTCTATGCCCTGTCGTAACCGCCAGCATCATCGATCCTtgaacctgccccatggaatagggtgtccccAAAAATAATACGAGACgcgagcataaaacgctcaatacgagagtatgagtatacaaatattatatatgtgcATGCATGTAAATGATAGACACAAGGTCAAAAATCAATATAACCGCTCAAAGACCAGGCCCaaggtatatagcacgttgcgccGTCGCACGAGGAGGTGTCTCATATACTCGACAGTGGATTTACAAGCTACTCGACACTAGGCTAAGTGTCCATCCATAAGTGTCGTTTGACACTAGCCTCGCGTGTCTAACCAACCACTACACGTATGTAGGGTGAATGCCCTACTATAGGATATCTCAACAGATACAGGATCAATATGCTCGTGAATGCGACATACCGTGATGTCATGCatatacaaataaaacatataagaCATGCAaccatataatacatgcatactcagtctggatatctcgaacagtactttcgtaccttaaacCGAAATCGCTACCGATTTCACCGACCGAGCCGATTTATCTGCCTAAACTCCCAAATCACCCTAGGCTTTCAAAATGTGATACACACTTGGAAAACACTTGGTTCACACAATGAACCCTTCGGCCAGCCCCTAGGATTGTGCTATCCAACATGCAAAATACCATTTAGCCACACTTAGTCATGCATGAACATAATACTCAATCTTTGAGCTTAACCAAGCAATATGCCAACTTTTACCTTGTATCACTTGTTTCCACTCaatacatgcataatcaatCTATATGTTGATCATAATAATTTCCAGCACCTACACTTTAAAACTATAATTCATGATATTAAAGATTAGCAAGTCTTAGGAGCCATGAATCATCAAGACAAAGTGTAGGAATCACTTGGCTCACCATGCACACCTATGGCCGAACCCTTGCAAGCCTTTAGGGGTGGTGGCCGAAACCTTTAAGTGTTCAACAAGGATGTTTCCACTTTGACGCGGACAAATAATTGTCTCCCTTAATCAGTGTAAATCGGATGATTCTCGAAATTAGGAGGTATGAACTCAAGCGATCTTCTGCTCCGCTAGATCACCTGAATAAGTCCAATGACCTCCTATATTTGATTTCCTCTGGGTTGTCACCTGCTTCACGAACAAACGTTAGAGGCGTCGGATGATCACCCGACGATAACCCTCCGATGCTCAAGTCAGCGACCTGCTCCGCGATAATAAAAGTTGAGAGCTTTTGGAATAAGAAATCAATTACCTTGAAATTAATAAATCCACggatatttataggcaaaaaatGTGCTTAATTGCGAATTAGCCCTTGTAGGGtctaaaaattcaaatcaaCCCTTCCAGTGTTTAAGAATTATCAATTGGCCCTCCAAGTGCCTAAAAATTAGGATTTGATCCTTTTAAAATGTAAATATTACTAATTGAGTCCACTtactttatttatatatttatatatattgaaatGTGTTCATACTCATCACAGCCCCCTACTCTTTAATACCATGCAATTGGTTGTAGATAATTGAGAGTATCGCATTCAAATATGCAAAatattactatttttttttattatttaaagttaatttattaaaaaaatttgtcgttttcttttgtattattattattttatataattatcaAACAACTTAATGAATTTTAATCTACCAAAATTAATTCTGTCTCATCCCACAATCAATATTATTTAGTGCATCTCATAGTGCGAAGTGAGCCTCTCTATCTCTTACTTTTTTATACCGAGCAAGAAATTCTTGAAATCTTATATTTTGATCTGTAATCACTTCCACATTCGGAGTCGGTGCTTCCATCCCATCTTGTATTGGTGTATCCAAGTCACGCTCATCCTCGATGATCATGTTGTGCATTATAATACAAGCAGTCATTATATCATGCAACTGTTTCTTCTGCCAAGCACGTGCCGGAGATGCTACAATTGCAAATCGTGATTGAAGTACTCCAAATGCGCGTTCGACGTCTTTTCTACACGATTCTTGTTTCattgcaaaatatttttttttgggacCACGTGGATCATGAATAGTTTGCACAAGAGTTGACCATTTAGGATATATACCATCCGCTAAGTAATATCCTTGATGATACTCTTTTCCCCCAATAAAGTAGTTTGCCGGAGGAGCGATGCCTTGTGCAAGATTTGAAAATAGATTGGATGCCTCGAGAACATTAATGTCATTGTTAGACCCCGGCATACCAAAAAATGCATGTCATATCCATAGATCATAATCAGCAACTACTTCTAAAATAATGGTAGGAGAACCACTACGGCCCGCATATTGTCCTGCCCATGCTGTTGGACAATTTTTTCATCTCCAATGCATACAATCCAAGCTTCCCAACATTACAGCTTCACCTATCCCGTCACGTACACCAATTCAAAGAGGTATTGAATTTTTCGAATCTCCACAATCAGACACACAAGCAACAAATTCTCCCAAATCAGCGTCCCCTAGATTATCACCATTTGAGATTAACTTGAGCGATGAAAATAGTGGTGGTAGTTCATCACAGCGATCACTTGGAGTGAAAAAATCcaaattgaaaaagaaaaaagatgaATATATGTCACACACAATTGAATCAATGAAATTAGGACAAGAAAAAATTCTTGAGATTATCCAACATGAAAATACTTATCGTGAACAAAACAATGAATTACAATTGAAACAGATGCAGCAGACTGAACGAAAATtggaacaaaataaaaaaaaaatagaacaaaATCGACAAATGTTGGATCTGACCCGAtttcaagaagaaaacaaaattttagtAATAGATCTCAACTCTATTCAAGATCGATCTTTGCGTGAAAACTTTCGGGCCGAACAATCAAGAATTTTGAATAAGAGGGAAGAAAGAAAACGTGCACGTGATAGTCTCAACTATGACAAATATTTTGGAGACATTGGAGGATCCGGATCCAGCTTACCGCCTTTTTAAAGTTTCATTAATGCTTGTCATCCAATGTATTTTGCTTTATTGTGGTgtgatttttaataatttattgtttattatcttgtttaaatttatgTTGTATCGTTGTCTTTGATTTTAAGTGTTggttagtttattttattttatgttgtattgtattgtgattttcgaaaatttaattttttgttatgtttgtttatttcattttgtatcATTATCTTTGATTTTCAATAAATTTAGTGTTTgtaatcctttttttttttctcaaaattgtatttttctattcgatgttaattaattaaattaaagttacataatttagaaaattaaaattattattaaaattcattacacataaaaaaaatattaaaaacaattacatataaaattcgtaattatgaaattaaacttttattattttattcaactaATAATATAATTCACGTCATAAATTTACTTATTTAttaccaaataatttttttatctaatttatttcataaaatatttataaatacaataattcatatatttattaattaatattgtaTTATAAAAAGAATAATTAAGTAAGGTGGTTATCTATTAAACAttctatttaaaaaaattaattatacatttattaaaaatatgataagattattcaaattttaaatcaaaatatcttataattaataattacaaCAAATAAATTGTAATggtaaaaacataaaaattagaaatattaatgaattaaaaaatttaactaaatatattttaagaattattttaaaaaatctaatttattttttttaatatgcgCGTCCTACTAAACGTAGTAGGACGCCTTTATAATTTcagtcttttttaaaaaaaatgtttatttaaaatgtatcataattttttctatttaaaattttaattaatatttatattaaaatattattttttttataattaaaaacataaatttagttatttattacataaataaagtttttaactaatttattccataaaatatttataaaaacaataatttataaatttattattatgttattaattaatataatattataaaagaATAAACAGGTGATGTAATTatctataaaaaattttaaaaaaattatacatttattgaaaatataatctgattattaaaattttaaatcaaaatatcctaaaattaaaaattaaaagaaatatattaaatttaaagatatgaaaatttaaaaaaaaaaagatttaaaaaaaaacaaacgtATACAATtacaaaagaaaaggaaaatttttttttttaaaaaagaaagtgAAAGCTGCAGCCGCAAGGGTGAAGAATATGGAGTCGAAGGCGGCTGCTCTCGATATGGCGAGGCGATGGCTTAATGGTGGAGGAGCATGCATCGACGCGGATTAGCAGACGGAGCCCCCCCTCAGTCGATAAACAATACACTATGACAAGATCCAAGCGAAGCTACGTACCAACATCATCACAAATTTGTATCCCAAGATTATTTTTCAAATCGAACGAATAAGTTATATATAAAGCTCGGAAATACCAAGGAACCTACAACATGTGCTAGAGAAACTTAGACCCCAGTTAAAACGAAAGGAAaaagaatgagaaaaatgatgATTCAGGATGTTAAACATGGCCAACTTGGAAAAGACCCCAATCAGAATGTACTGCTGCTTTCGCTGGCGGAAATTGAAGGGGCTTCAGACTTGATGATATGAGAACCTCTGCTACTGATGTCTAGACCCTGAAAACGACCGAGAGAATCCTGGTGCAATGAGTCAGTAAGACCCTGTACTTGAGCTGAGGAGAGCATCGTGTACTGGTGAGTGGACATGCCAGCCGGAAGCGAATGAAACAGTGGCATCTGTGAATGTCGGGGATCACTCGAAAAGAAGGCCGATGGGTTATATGGAACGTGCGGAAGTGGCAAGCTGAATGTGTCTGAGGTGGTTGATATTTCTCCGGTGGCGATTCTGAGTCTGTCTACTTCTTGCTTCAAGGCTTCATTAAGGGCTGCAAATAGATGATCTATTATCATGTCTGAATTCATTGGTTAATAACAAATATAGACCAATAAAATGGACACAAGTAAAGATTCGGGCAAATACACAGTTATTCAAACGATTAATGTGTTTACAGACAaccatttattttaatatttggaAATGAGTCCAAAATTTCACTCCTCGACGTCCTCGTTGAGGTGACTGCTTACCATCACGTAGCTGAGCTTGCTGTTCCATGGCTTGTAGCCGAAGCTTAAGCTCCGTATTCTCATTATTCAGCCCCGTTGTATCCCTCTGCAAGACAAAGTATCTCGGTTTATAATCACAGAATTATATCTAGGATGGAAAGCAACATTTGTATTTGGGATTGAACGATCATGTTATGGAAGTTTGACGGCACTTAAATGGTCGATAATGGGATCTTATCAGCTGTTTTAGGAGGAAACCAGTATATTCTAAGTCAATTGatctaaaaaaaattctaaggACATTGTTTTGGGCAAGAGAAGTTTCCGTGTTTCTTCGATCTTTCCAATTGGATGTCATCCCACAACATGAAGGTTGGTTTGTAGTAATTTCTATTGTTAAACAAGGTCACACACAGAATTTCAGCATTCAATTTACATCAACAGTATTAAGTTCCATACTAGCTAAAATAGAAGAAACACCTGGAACACAGTGAGTTGCGCGGATAGAGTTGTGGCTTCGGTTTGAAGGGTTTGAACTTTCCTCTCTAGTTCAGAGATATAGCGAGCCTTTCTCTCTTTTGATCGAGCAGCAGATTGTCGGTTTGCCAAAATCCTGTGCAATATTGTCAATATGTTGGGCTCATGTACagaagtatatatatttttcaattaaTGGGCAACAAATAGATATTACTTTACTTGTTCTGTCAATGAGGCCTACAATATGTACCCCCCCTTTCATTCATCAGCAACGAAACTAAACAATGATGTCCTGAATATTTATCCCAGGACCTCTCCTACTAAAACTCTAGATCACACTACTACATACATCAAAGTTAAGTATCAAACCAGAAACTCAATTCATCATCTCCTTAACAGCACAGCACATCACATCACATCACATCACACCACATCACACCGCATCACTCGCACGCCGAAATGTTGACAAAATGATCATTCACTTATatactcaaataaaatttttgttctCCCTCTGAACATTGATCAACAGCTCCAGAAAAATCCATTTCGTTCTCCCTCGGACTTGAGATTTGATGCATTGTATGAATCCATTTctagaataagaattttttATTCTTAGCCATTGCCATATGGCCAGTCCAATGAAAAATCTAAGCTCCATTTCATTACAAGATTACCAAtgatcacaaaacaaaaaacaatcaTTTGGAACCCGCAAACACGATCCCTTCCTCGAATTGATAAGGCAAATACGAGGATGAAAACTGCTTCAATTTGGTAGACAAAACACAAGATTCACAAAGATCAAATAAAACCCCATAAAATATACACAACTGAATCCACTCGCATTCGACTCGTACATTGAAATCAGAGAAAACAGAATTAAaatgaagaaaagaagaagaaagatttTACCTTTTGGCCCGCTTAGGATCAAGAGTCCACAACTCAGCAAGCTTATGAGGGGGCATCGCTTTCTTAGCTTCAATACTCGAGCTGTCCACGGAATTGCTATGCCTGTGCCTCGGCCTCACGCCGCCACTCTTCTCCCCCTCCTCCGCCTCAGGCGGTCCACTTCCTCCGCCAGCACTGTCGAAACAAGATCCACCGGCGCCGCTGCTTAGCTTCTCAATGTCCATGTAGGTGGAAAACAGATCTTCCTCGGATCCCATCTCCTCCAAACTCCCAGCCGGCGCATCAAAAGGGTCGGACACCAGATCTAAGTCCTCCGGAAGCCGGAAGTTCACCTCGGAGTGGGCCCTCCTGTGGTGGGAAGGCCGCATTGCGGCGGAGAAAGGCGGCGTGTGCTTCAGCAGATGCTTGGAGTTGGGATCTTGCATTTGGTTTTAGTGGAAAATAActgttttttcttttgtttttaggACAGCCGTTGacggaaaataataataataaaaaaaaaagaaataaatcttaatatactttcatttttttttattattaagctGGACAATGGAAATTCTTAATTGTATAATAACAATCGTGGCACATGCATTACGTATGTAATGAAAAATATGACAAACAAATTCGTGTATAATTTAATACATGTTCCCGATATAAATTTAGTCTATGGGGATTCTTAATTGTATATGCACAAAATTATTTGATTGTAATCACTAATAATATGATATAGATtttaaataagttttttttattaaatgattcattataaaattttttttaatgtataaATTTTATTCTAAAGTTCGAGGAATCATATAAATCGTGTTAATAGTTAAAGCGTTAGAaaagattttgaaaaaattatagGAAATTATCATGAAAAAATTTCTTAAGAATTATTTTTAAGATTGTGTTTCAAACCGTTTCATAATAGAGTTACTCGATTAAATATAATTTGTAACTTTCTAAGAATTTAGTTTTGACGCGAGATTTAtgtaaaataagtttt comes from Henckelia pumila isolate YLH828 chromosome 4, ASM3356847v2, whole genome shotgun sequence and encodes:
- the LOC140862764 gene encoding uncharacterized protein, which translates into the protein MPGSNNDINVLEASNLFSNLAQGIAPPANYFIGGKEYHQGYYLADGIYPKWSTLVQTIHDPRGPKKKYFAMKQESCRKDVERAFGVLQSRFAIVASPARAWQKKQLHDIMTACIIMHNMIIEDERDLDTPIQDGMEAPTPNVEVITDQNIRFQEFLARYKKVADLSIGGLSSGDHPTPLTFVREAGDNPEEIKYRRSLDLFRFRPPPLKACKGSAIGVHGAGNYYDQHID
- the LOC140865579 gene encoding transcription factor RF2b-like, yielding MQDPNSKHLLKHTPPFSAAMRPSHHRRAHSEVNFRLPEDLDLVSDPFDAPAGSLEEMGSEEDLFSTYMDIEKLSSGAGGSCFDSAGGGSGPPEAEEGEKSGGVRPRHRHSNSVDSSSIEAKKAMPPHKLAELWTLDPKRAKRILANRQSAARSKERKARYISELERKVQTLQTEATTLSAQLTVFQRDTTGLNNENTELKLRLQAMEQQAQLRDALNEALKQEVDRLRIATGEISTTSDTFSLPLPHVPYNPSAFFSSDPRHSQMPLFHSLPAGMSTHQYTMLSSAQVQGLTDSLHQDSLGRFQGLDISSRGSHIIKSEAPSISASESSSTF